A region of Leclercia adecarboxylata DNA encodes the following proteins:
- a CDS encoding tyrosine-type recombinase/integrase yields MSIIDLRFSTKSLQQLPHPTTGCQEYRDIHCPHLRALVYPNQITLAFRATINNQRIYETLGSFPLLGVEDARLHTIILLGNKKRLAIQSRRYTVEQAINDLWLPDMRLYKKSPQSELSKLHRYIRPFWGQRRLRDITAGEIEKFAADLRSTLRPATINRLLALLSKICSLAVRAEWINHSPMTHVRYLKENNVRYRTLSVTEIPLFIAAAEALNTPAADAILLALYTGMRIGEVCTLKWEYWHPDEQQLLLPDTKSGHPFTCPLANPAVAIIQRQAQLALSTTWIFPRITDTTRKLSYPRETFARICRDAHIENLRMHDLRRTFATRVLQATSDIAMASRLLNHHSLTATRRYAFHNAADSQAVVTQVVDAYK; encoded by the coding sequence ATGTCCATTATTGATCTGCGTTTCAGCACTAAATCACTTCAGCAACTGCCGCATCCGACGACTGGTTGTCAGGAATACCGTGATATTCACTGCCCCCATCTGAGGGCGCTGGTCTATCCCAATCAAATCACGCTGGCGTTTCGGGCGACCATCAACAATCAGCGCATTTATGAAACACTGGGCTCTTTTCCACTTCTCGGTGTGGAAGATGCCCGCCTGCACACCATAATTCTTCTTGGCAATAAAAAACGCCTTGCCATACAATCCCGCCGATATACCGTCGAGCAGGCTATCAACGACTTGTGGCTACCTGACATGCGGTTATATAAAAAAAGCCCACAGTCTGAGCTCTCAAAACTCCATCGCTATATCCGCCCCTTCTGGGGACAGCGTCGCCTGCGCGATATTACTGCCGGTGAAATCGAAAAATTCGCGGCTGACCTGCGTTCGACATTACGCCCGGCAACCATAAACCGCCTTCTGGCACTGCTTTCCAAGATATGCTCTCTGGCCGTACGTGCTGAATGGATAAACCATTCCCCCATGACCCACGTTCGTTATCTGAAAGAGAACAACGTCCGGTATCGCACCCTCTCTGTCACTGAAATCCCATTATTTATTGCTGCCGCTGAAGCACTGAATACGCCCGCTGCTGATGCCATATTGCTCGCACTCTATACCGGTATGCGCATTGGCGAAGTTTGTACCCTGAAATGGGAATACTGGCATCCTGATGAACAGCAATTGCTTCTCCCGGATACGAAATCAGGGCACCCATTCACCTGCCCGCTTGCAAATCCCGCAGTGGCTATTATTCAGCGACAGGCACAACTGGCACTCAGCACGACCTGGATTTTCCCACGCATTACCGACACGACTCGCAAGTTGAGCTATCCGCGTGAAACCTTTGCCCGTATCTGTCGGGACGCCCATATAGAAAACCTGCGCATGCATGACCTTCGCCGGACGTTTGCCACCCGTGTGCTACAGGCAACCAGCGATATCGCCATGGCTTCCCGTTTACTGAATCACCATTCACTCACTGCGACCCGCCGCTATGCATTTCATAATGCAGCGGACTCTCAGGCGGTCGTAACACAAGTTGTTGATGCATATAAATAA
- a CDS encoding helix-turn-helix transcriptional regulator: protein MYINSKQLALRWGVSPSSIASDITRNPAKLPPFIRLGRAIRFPVAEVEAWEKQQLTNIQIPR, encoded by the coding sequence ATGTACATAAATAGCAAACAGCTTGCTCTCCGCTGGGGCGTTTCACCCAGCAGCATTGCCAGCGATATCACCCGTAACCCGGCCAAGCTCCCTCCGTTCATCCGGCTGGGACGTGCGATCCGTTTTCCAGTGGCTGAGGTGGAAGCCTGGGAAAAGCAGCAACTCACGAACATCCAAATTCCACGTTAA
- a CDS encoding IS3-like element ISEc52 family transposase (programmed frameshift), whose amino-acid sequence MKKRNFSAEFKLESAQLVVDQNYTVADAASAMDVGLSTMTRWVKQLRDERQGKTPKASPITPEQIEIRELRKKLQRIEMENEIFKKGYRALDVRLPEQFSIIGKLRARYPVATLCHVFGVHRSSYKYWKNRPEKPDGRRAVLRSQVLELHGISHGSAGARSIATMATQRGYQMGRWLAGRLMKELGLVSCQQPTHRYKRGGHEHVAIPNHLERQFAVTEPNQVWCGDVTYIWTGKRWAYLAVVLDLFARKPVGWAMSFSPDSRLTMKALEMAWETRGKPVGVMFHSDQGSHYTSRQFRQLLWRYRIRQSMSRRGNCWDNSPMERFFRSLKNEWVPATGYVSFSDAAHAITDYIVGYYSALRPHEYNGGLPPNESENRYWKNSNAVASFS is encoded by the exons ATGAAAAAAAGAAATTTCAGCGCAGAGTTTAAACTCGAATCCGCTCAACTGGTCGTTGACCAGAATTACACCGTGGCAGATGCAGCCAGCGCTATGGATGTCGGCCTTTCCACAATGACGCGATGGGTGAAACAATTACGTGATGAGCGGCAGGGAAAAACACCAAAAGCCTCCCCCATTACCCCGGAACAAATTGAAATCCGTGAGCTCAGGAAAAAGCTACAACGTATTGAAATGGAAAATGAAATAT TTAAAAAAGGCTACCGCGCTCTTGATGTCAGACTCCCTGAACAGTTCTCGATAATCGGGAAACTCAGGGCGCGTTATCCTGTGGCCACTCTCTGCCATGTGTTCGGGGTCCATCGCAGCAGCTACAAATACTGGAAAAACCGTCCTGAAAAGCCAGACGGCAGACGGGCTGTATTACGCAGCCAGGTACTTGAACTGCATGGCATCAGCCACGGCTCTGCCGGAGCAAGAAGCATCGCCACAATGGCAACCCAGAGAGGCTACCAGATGGGGCGCTGGCTTGCTGGCAGACTCATGAAAGAGCTGGGGCTGGTCAGTTGCCAGCAGCCGACTCACCGGTATAAGCGTGGCGGTCATGAGCACGTTGCTATCCCGAATCATCTTGAGCGACAGTTCGCCGTAACGGAACCAAATCAGGTGTGGTGCGGTGATGTGACCTATATCTGGACGGGTAAGCGCTGGGCGTACCTCGCCGTTGTTCTCGACCTGTTCGCAAGAAAACCAGTGGGCTGGGCCATGTCGTTCTCGCCGGACAGCAGGCTTACCATGAAAGCACTGGAAATGGCATGGGAAACCCGTGGTAAGCCCGTCGGGGTGATGTTCCACAGCGATCAAGGCAGTCATTATACGAGCAGGCAGTTCCGGCAGTTACTGTGGCGATACCGGATCAGGCAGAGTATGAGTCGGCGTGGAAACTGCTGGGATAACAGCCCAATGGAGCGCTTCTTCAGGAGTCTGAAGAACGAATGGGTGCCAGCGACGGGCTATGTAAGCTTCAGCGATGCAGCTCACGCAATAACGGACTATATCGTTGGATATTACAGCGCACTAAGACCGCACGAATATAATGGTGGGTTACCACCAAACGAATCAGAAAACCGATACTGGAAAAACTCTAACGCGGTGGCCAGTTTTAGTTGA
- a CDS encoding helix-turn-helix transcriptional regulator → MDKHDKLGYRLGLILTRLNNGESVTVSGLAEEFNVCDKTIRRDLTQRLAYLNLLRSGKKYHLPVGVLGQRSNTDLRRFTRILGIEGLFPRWDDRLLGILLGNAENNPFLIKQRPYENCGLFMSTLNTLSDAIRGSQKISFIYKAKSYSTIEPYRLVSDRGIWYLAAIEGGVLKSFVISDMKKVLPSNVSFTMSPEIHLQIENAESIWYGAELTEVLMSVSARIAPWFLRRALLPSQEIIHTSASGDLLVISRVAHFGQIIPLIKYWMPEVEVLKPASIRNQVTQDIRLALERYEQNESTESTGDTSNE, encoded by the coding sequence ATGGATAAGCATGACAAACTTGGGTATCGCCTTGGATTGATACTGACTCGCCTTAACAACGGTGAATCGGTCACGGTGAGTGGGCTCGCTGAAGAATTTAATGTCTGTGATAAAACCATCCGGCGTGACCTCACGCAGCGGTTGGCTTATCTCAACCTTCTTCGCAGTGGTAAGAAATATCACCTTCCCGTTGGCGTTCTGGGACAGCGCAGCAATACGGACTTGCGCCGCTTTACGCGTATTCTGGGTATTGAGGGGTTATTTCCACGCTGGGATGACCGTCTGTTAGGCATATTGCTGGGCAATGCCGAAAATAATCCGTTTCTGATCAAACAACGTCCATACGAAAATTGCGGGCTTTTTATGTCTACGTTGAATACATTGTCAGACGCGATTCGCGGCAGTCAAAAAATTAGCTTCATATATAAAGCGAAAAGCTACAGCACCATTGAGCCCTACCGTCTCGTCAGTGACAGAGGGATCTGGTATCTCGCTGCGATTGAGGGAGGAGTGCTGAAGAGTTTCGTCATTTCAGACATGAAAAAGGTTCTCCCCAGTAACGTGTCGTTTACCATGTCGCCGGAGATTCATCTGCAAATCGAGAATGCGGAAAGTATCTGGTATGGCGCAGAGCTTACTGAAGTACTGATGTCAGTTTCTGCACGTATAGCCCCATGGTTCTTGCGCCGTGCGCTGTTGCCTAGTCAGGAAATTATTCACACTTCCGCAAGCGGTGATTTGCTCGTGATTTCACGGGTGGCTCACTTCGGCCAAATTATCCCTCTCATAAAATACTGGATGCCCGAGGTTGAAGTTCTAAAACCAGCATCGATTCGTAATCAGGTGACGCAAGACATACGCCTTGCTCTGGAACGATACGAGCAGAATGAAAGTACAGAATCAACCGGAGATACCTCTAATGAATAA
- a CDS encoding GTPase family protein, which translates to MMNNTETKNRNPVKDALEILPENIRDSIARRINDVISYEPVIGIMGKTGAGKSSLCNAIFKGDICAVSDVAACTRETQEMRIQFGKRSVRLIDIPGVGENAERDAEYEQLYRDLLPQLDLVLWVIKGDDRAFSADEHFYKNVLAPAGGEAKTLFVLNQVDKIEPFREWDVVNARPSPSQMQNILDKEAYITQRFGFTDHPVIAVAASEGYNVTHLVEAMVRALPKHAQSGVASQVRDEHKTRTVTEEATEGFGDTVDRVLDDIIVGILPAPLRAVVKAAKKAVVNGLKKAWNWIFG; encoded by the coding sequence ATGATGAATAATACAGAAACTAAAAATCGAAATCCTGTGAAGGATGCTCTTGAAATATTACCTGAAAATATCAGGGACAGTATTGCCCGACGCATCAATGACGTTATCAGTTATGAGCCGGTCATTGGCATTATGGGAAAGACCGGAGCCGGGAAGTCCAGCTTATGTAATGCGATTTTTAAGGGTGATATTTGTGCAGTCAGCGATGTTGCGGCCTGTACCCGTGAAACGCAGGAAATGCGCATCCAGTTTGGCAAACGCTCAGTGCGGTTGATTGATATTCCGGGTGTGGGAGAAAATGCTGAGCGTGACGCTGAATATGAACAACTTTATCGCGACCTGTTACCACAACTGGATCTGGTTCTCTGGGTGATTAAAGGTGATGACCGCGCCTTTTCTGCGGATGAACATTTCTACAAAAATGTGCTGGCTCCTGCTGGCGGTGAGGCTAAAACACTGTTTGTGCTCAATCAGGTCGACAAAATTGAGCCATTCCGTGAATGGGATGTTGTCAACGCCCGGCCTTCTCCATCCCAGATGCAAAATATCCTCGATAAAGAAGCGTATATCACACAGCGATTTGGGTTTACTGACCATCCGGTGATCGCTGTCGCCGCCAGTGAGGGATACAATGTGACCCATTTGGTGGAGGCAATGGTTCGTGCGCTCCCAAAACACGCTCAAAGCGGCGTCGCTTCTCAGGTGAGAGACGAGCACAAAACCCGTACAGTTACAGAAGAGGCAACGGAAGGATTTGGTGATACCGTTGATCGCGTTCTTGATGATATTATTGTTGGTATCCTGCCAGCGCCTTTGCGCGCGGTGGTAAAAGCTGCCAAAAAAGCTGTAGTCAATGGGCTGAAGAAAGCCTGGAACTGGATCTTTGGATAA
- a CDS encoding DUF2787 family protein — protein MQTQYVLKQEGLTLPVTKLFQQHIATLLAEQSQQTSVRAVVINFRNPDYSAESGGFHPVEMRFIRQDNEWYFDYVTDFSYMGRVYPELEKEMDFCWSGHYVSHYLIGDISLASEKNELWSLWESNFMEYLSMGIYRVTVTVESC, from the coding sequence ATGCAAACCCAGTATGTCTTAAAACAGGAAGGATTAACGCTGCCTGTCACTAAATTATTTCAGCAGCACATCGCTACGCTTCTGGCAGAACAATCTCAGCAAACATCGGTCAGGGCAGTGGTCATTAATTTTCGTAACCCGGACTACAGTGCAGAATCCGGGGGATTTCATCCGGTTGAAATGCGGTTCATCCGACAGGATAACGAATGGTATTTCGATTATGTCACAGACTTTAGTTACATGGGGCGAGTTTACCCGGAGCTGGAAAAGGAAATGGACTTTTGCTGGTCGGGTCATTACGTCTCCCATTATCTGATTGGAGATATTTCATTGGCATCTGAGAAGAATGAACTCTGGTCCCTGTGGGAGAGTAATTTTATGGAATATCTCTCTATGGGGATTTACCGGGTAACGGTAACTGTGGAAAGTTGTTGA